One Stratiformator vulcanicus genomic window, TTTAACGACAGGCTACCCGTTCGATCATGATTTCGAAGAGCCGAGGACTGCTCTCAATGCTTACAACTCAATTGTGCGTCAGATCGCTGTCGAACATCGACTGAGACTTGCGGATTATTATGACGGGTTTGTCGAGCGCGGTGATCCGCCGTCTCTGGTTTATAAGCGATTTGAAACGCCGATGTTTCATGGTTATCACGAGATGGCCGAATGCCTGCTCGAGGCGTTCGGGTATCCGGACCTCAAGGTGGCGCTCAAACTGCATGGGCTAAAAACCTTTCCGGGGGTCATCGAGAAGTGGCGATATCAAAGTATTGAGCGGAACTTAGAGATCGACGAAGCATATATCTCGTCAATGAATGTGGACGCCGAATGGGACATCGTCGAAATTCCTGAAGTAGACGGTTTTTCCCGGCGACGCACCGAGCCGACGCACTCCAATCATTTTCAGGAGACCGAGGTCGGCTTCGTTCGCAGTTTTCGCGGAGCACGCAATCGAAAATACATCCTTGCTTCAACGATCAACGTACCTCATTCGCAAGAGGTCACCGTGAATGTGGGGGGGACGGTGCGCTCGGTATGGCTTAATGGCGAGCGGATCGTCGAGCCACCGAAATACCACCGCGGTTGGCAGCCAACGGCCGTTCGAAGCGATATCTCTTTAGTCGCCGGCAGGAACCAAATCGTGATTGAAACGTTTGATGATTTCTTCTTCAGCTTGACGAAAGATGCAGACTGGGGCGTGACCTCATTACATACCAATGAAGAGCCAGCAACGTTCCATACTATCACACCGTGACCATCGCGTTCTGCATCGGTTTTGTATTAACTCTTCCCACCTGAATCCGTATGGTCTCTCGATATCCACAACTCGTCCTTTCTATCGCACTCGGCGTCGGCGTGCTCGCCGTGGGGATAACTACGGCATCCGCGGAAGATGTTTTTCGAGATCGCGTTGCTCCGCTGATCTCATCTCACTGCATCGGCTGTCATGGTGATTTCGATGATCCGGCGGGCGATATTAATCTTGAGCAGTTCAAAGCCCAGTCAGATATTTCCAAGCAGCGTGATGTGTGGGTCGGCGTGCGGGAGGCAATTGAGACCGGCTATATGCCGCCGGAAGATTCCGAACAGTTCAGCTTGGCGGAGAAAGACCGGCTGATGGCCGCTTTAGGAAAGCTGCTCGATGCCGTCGATCTGGGTGGTGCGCGTGATCCCGGCAAGCCGATTCTGCGTCGCTTGACACGCCTTGAGTACAACAACGCCATTCGCGATCTGTTCGGCTTGAAGATCGACGTCTTTAACTTTCCTGAACGAATTCCGCTGGATCGGACCTATTTTGAACCGGACAATGCACAGTTGGGCGATCAGTTATTAATTCCGGTCACACCGTACGGCAAAGTGCACCCTGCGTTGTTGCGCGAAGCCGGTCTTCCCGGAGAGAATCCCGCGGAACACGGTTTTACGAATCGAGGCGATACTCTTAATATTTCGCCGATTCTCATCGAAAAATATCTCGACCTGTCCGAACAACTTCTGGAGAGCGAAGGCCTTGCACAAGCGAGTCCGTGGGCCGCAGCGCTGTTGGGATCGGGGGCAATTCGAACAGCGATTCCGGAACGAGATGTGACGGCTCGTTACTCTCGCGGTCGATTCGGTTCTATGTTCGATGACTCGGCTACGGTGGTTGACCATTCCAATTCTGCGGGAATGGAGCTGTCGACCTTTCGGACACGCGTCCAACAGAAGCAACTTTCGAGCCGCGGTGGAGTTGTTCGGGCTGACAAAAACGGCAAAGACATCCGCTTTGGTGGCTCGTCATCTGCAGGGTTAGTCTTAGAAACCGGATCGGATCGACCGGTCCAAGTTGTCCTTCAATCATCAATGCCCCTGGCGTTCAAAGAATTGACGGGTGCTGTGCCGACATCCGGAGTGAGGGTGCTGACAAACGCCGTGCCGAATGACAAGGTCTTTGATATTAAAATTAATGTGCGTGATGGCGCGCCGCAGAACCGGCCCCAATCCCGAGTGACGGAAGCGGCATTCAATATTATTTCGCTCGATGGCGTCACAACGCAATATGTGGAGATTAAAGCTCACTTCAGTGGCGGCGGCCTGAAGAAATTGATGGAACCCGTCACAGACGGGGCCGGCAAAGGAAATCGATTCGTCCGGGTGCAGGCTCCGCAAGGCGAATGGATCGAGCGGATTCACTTCGACGGCTCGCGGGTTCGCTTTGGCGATCACGTTGCTTTCGATGATCTGACATTGTTTTTTGGCGATGTCAGCAGCACTTGGCAGCCGTTTGACGGTATCAGCCGCGTCGACTTACTTCGAATGTTTATCGAGCGCGCTTTCCGGAAACCGCTGTCGGACGGCGAATACCAGAAGTATCTAGGCATCTATGAGATGTTGCGAGCGACGGGAATTGACGAGCGCTCCGCAGCGAGGGATGTGTTGCGTGCCATCCTTTCTTCACCGCGGTTCATTTACCGGATTGAAAACTTCCGCCGTGACGAGCCGAAGGTTCGGCAGCTCGATGATTTCGAGTTGGCATCGCGGTTGTCGTTTTTTCTTTGGAACAGCTGTCCCGATGCAGAGTTATTAGCGGCTGCACGGCGAGGCGAACTTCAAAGCGATGAGGGACTCATCCGCCAACTCCGCCGGATGCTGAACGACCCGAAGGCGAAAGAGCTTTCAGAGTCATTTGCCGTGCAATGGCTGCAATTGAACGAACTGTTCGGGACGCGGCCGGACACGAAACGGTTCTCTAACTTTTATTTCGGAATTTCGAATAGCTCGACACTCCATCAGGACATGTTATTGGAACCGCTATTGCTGTTCGAATCGATTCTCGTGGAAGACCGCAGTGTGTTGGAATTTATCGATACGAATTACGGATATCTCAATGAGAAATTAATCCAACATTACGGGTACGAAGAAGAATTGGCCGAAACGCTCGCATCGCTTAAAGGGAAAGGAGAGCGGGCATTAATCGGTCGCGGAACGAAAGGAATTCGGGATATCTGGTTTCGCTGCCGATTGCCAGATCGGCGTCGCGGCGGCGTGTTTACCACGGGAGCCGTCCTGACTTTGACATCGACACCGCTAAGGACAAGCCCGGT contains:
- a CDS encoding DUF1592 domain-containing protein, which translates into the protein MVSRYPQLVLSIALGVGVLAVGITTASAEDVFRDRVAPLISSHCIGCHGDFDDPAGDINLEQFKAQSDISKQRDVWVGVREAIETGYMPPEDSEQFSLAEKDRLMAALGKLLDAVDLGGARDPGKPILRRLTRLEYNNAIRDLFGLKIDVFNFPERIPLDRTYFEPDNAQLGDQLLIPVTPYGKVHPALLREAGLPGENPAEHGFTNRGDTLNISPILIEKYLDLSEQLLESEGLAQASPWAAALLGSGAIRTAIPERDVTARYSRGRFGSMFDDSATVVDHSNSAGMELSTFRTRVQQKQLSSRGGVVRADKNGKDIRFGGSSSAGLVLETGSDRPVQVVLQSSMPLAFKELTGAVPTSGVRVLTNAVPNDKVFDIKINVRDGAPQNRPQSRVTEAAFNIISLDGVTTQYVEIKAHFSGGGLKKLMEPVTDGAGKGNRFVRVQAPQGEWIERIHFDGSRVRFGDHVAFDDLTLFFGDVSSTWQPFDGISRVDLLRMFIERAFRKPLSDGEYQKYLGIYEMLRATGIDERSAARDVLRAILSSPRFIYRIENFRRDEPKVRQLDDFELASRLSFFLWNSCPDAELLAAARRGELQSDEGLIRQLRRMLNDPKAKELSESFAVQWLQLNELFGTRPDTKRFSNFYFGISNSSTLHQDMLLEPLLLFESILVEDRSVLEFIDTNYGYLNEKLIQHYGYEEELAETLASLKGKGERALIGRGTKGIRDIWFRCRLPDRRRGGVFTTGAVLTLTSTPLRTSPVYRGAWMLEAIFNNPPPPPTIAVPPLGADDRKIEEEGLSLREKLAQHREDASCSVCHDRIDPLGIALENYDPIGRWRDRSGKFEVDATGTLSHGRAYDGAVDFKDALLDRPEEFVHGFSGHLLSYALGRKLNYFDRIAIDEIVQRSARHDYRIKSVLEGVVLSYPFRHTRNLPAVPVADTVKEVSHD